In a genomic window of Prochlorococcus marinus str. GP2:
- the rpsP gene encoding 30S ribosomal protein S16 has protein sequence MIKLRLKRFGKKKEASFRIVACNSTSRRDGKPLQELGFYNPRTKETRLDTEALRKRLTQGAQPTDVVRTLLEKGGLLEKIERPSIAIGKAKLEKEKAAKAKSNDSESDTSKAESDSIQAES, from the coding sequence ATGATTAAATTGCGCCTTAAGCGCTTTGGGAAGAAAAAAGAGGCAAGTTTCAGAATTGTTGCATGCAATAGTACTTCCAGGAGAGACGGCAAACCTTTGCAAGAACTAGGCTTTTATAACCCAAGAACTAAAGAAACTAGACTCGATACGGAAGCTTTAAGGAAAAGACTTACTCAAGGTGCTCAACCAACTGATGTGGTGAGGACTTTATTAGAAAAAGGAGGGTTATTAGAAAAAATAGAAAGACCCTCTATCGCTATAGGGAAGGCAAAATTAGAGAAGGAAAAAGCAGCTAAGGCTAAATCTAATGACTCAGAAAGTGATACTAGTAAAGCTGAAAGCGATAGTATCCAAGCTGAAAGCTAG
- a CDS encoding PhoH family protein, translating into MKEVSKTGHFTIDLPNTDAATALSGPGNSFLKKFESLTGVSLTIRGLQLEMNGVISKIERASALVELTRPIWEQGLEVPEVDLKAALSSLNMGESSSHAELGKKVLARSKEGRYLRPRTIRQKEYVESIENFDLTFAIGPAGTGKTFLATVCAARLLNEKKIEKIVLTRPAVEAGESLGFLPGDLQQKVDPYLRPLFDSLHSIFGFDRTNSLIDKGIIEVAPLAFMRGRTLDNSLVILDEAQNTTCSQMRMFLTRLGERSKMVVNGDVTQIDLKKDQESGLIEASRIFSETEGIKFCYLTVEDVVRHPLVQKIIEAYK; encoded by the coding sequence ATGAAAGAAGTTTCCAAAACTGGTCACTTCACAATTGATTTGCCAAACACTGATGCTGCTACAGCGTTATCAGGTCCCGGCAATTCTTTCTTGAAAAAGTTTGAGTCTCTCACGGGAGTTTCTTTAACTATAAGAGGCTTGCAACTTGAGATGAACGGTGTCATATCTAAGATTGAGAGAGCATCCGCATTGGTTGAACTGACAAGACCAATTTGGGAACAAGGATTAGAAGTGCCAGAGGTAGATCTTAAAGCGGCTTTGAGTTCTCTAAATATGGGAGAGTCATCTTCACATGCTGAACTTGGGAAAAAAGTTCTTGCGCGTTCCAAAGAAGGAAGATATCTAAGACCAAGAACTATAAGGCAAAAGGAATATGTTGAATCAATTGAGAACTTTGATCTTACCTTCGCAATTGGTCCAGCAGGAACTGGGAAGACATTTTTGGCTACTGTTTGTGCCGCAAGATTATTAAATGAGAAAAAAATAGAAAAAATTGTTTTAACCAGACCAGCTGTAGAGGCTGGTGAAAGTTTAGGATTCCTGCCTGGAGATTTGCAACAAAAAGTAGATCCATACTTAAGACCACTATTTGATTCTTTACATAGTATTTTCGGATTTGATAGAACAAATTCGCTTATAGATAAAGGAATTATTGAAGTTGCTCCTTTAGCATTTATGAGAGGCAGAACCTTGGATAATTCTTTGGTAATTCTAGATGAAGCACAAAACACTACTTGCTCTCAAATGAGAATGTTTTTAACCAGATTAGGTGAGAGATCAAAAATGGTTGTAAATGGAGATGTTACTCAAATTGATTTAAAAAAAGATCAGGAAAGCGGCCTCATTGAAGCATCAAGAATATTTTCTGAAACCGAAGGTATAAAATTTTGTTATCTAACTGTTGAAGATGTAGTTCGCCATCCTTTAGTTCAGAAAATTATTGAGGC
- the ffh gene encoding signal recognition particle protein, whose product MFDELSSRFEDAVKGLRGEAKISENNINDALNQVKRALLDADVSLSVVKEFISDVKEKAIGEEVVRGVNPGQKFIEVVNKELINIMGNENSPLNENKNNPTVILMAGLQGAGKTTATGKLGLYLKEKEKKVLLVAADIYRPAAVEQLKTLGSQYELEVFSAKEKNSKPEEITKDALNYAGENNFDSIIIDTAGRLQIDDSMMSEMIRIKEVSNPDEVLLVVDSMIGQEAADLTKSFHEKVGISGAILTKLDGDSRGGAALSIRKISGKPIKFIGVGEKIEALQPFHPERMASRILGMGDVLTLVEKAQKEVELADAEAMQKKLQEATFDFNDFVKQMRLIKRMGSLGGLIKLIPGMNKIDDGMIKDGEDQLKKIESMISSMTLEEKQKPEVLAAQPSRRQRIAKGSGYQAKDVDKVLADFQRMRGFMKQMSNGGMPGMGGMPGMGGMPGMGGMPGMGGMPGMGGMPGMGGMSGNKPIKKQTKNKKKKGFADL is encoded by the coding sequence ATGTTTGATGAACTTTCATCACGCTTTGAAGATGCTGTAAAGGGTTTAAGAGGCGAAGCAAAAATTAGTGAAAATAATATTAATGATGCCTTGAATCAGGTCAAAAGAGCACTGCTTGACGCTGATGTTAGTTTGTCTGTAGTAAAAGAGTTCATATCAGATGTAAAAGAAAAAGCTATTGGAGAAGAAGTGGTTAGGGGTGTAAATCCAGGTCAAAAATTTATAGAAGTTGTAAATAAAGAATTGATAAATATTATGGGAAATGAAAATTCTCCATTAAACGAAAATAAAAATAACCCCACTGTTATCTTAATGGCCGGTCTTCAGGGAGCTGGTAAAACAACTGCGACAGGAAAATTAGGCCTTTATTTGAAGGAAAAAGAAAAGAAAGTTCTTTTGGTGGCTGCAGATATTTATCGACCAGCAGCAGTAGAACAACTAAAAACATTAGGAAGTCAATATGAATTAGAAGTTTTTTCAGCTAAAGAAAAAAATAGCAAACCAGAAGAAATAACAAAGGATGCATTGAATTATGCGGGTGAGAATAATTTTGACTCAATTATTATTGACACTGCTGGAAGATTGCAAATTGATGATTCTATGATGAGTGAAATGATTCGGATAAAAGAGGTTTCTAATCCTGATGAAGTTTTACTTGTTGTTGATTCTATGATTGGACAAGAAGCTGCTGACTTGACAAAGTCATTTCATGAAAAAGTAGGAATTTCAGGGGCGATACTAACCAAGTTGGATGGCGATTCAAGAGGAGGCGCCGCTTTATCAATAAGAAAAATAAGCGGTAAACCAATCAAATTTATTGGTGTGGGCGAAAAAATAGAGGCGCTACAACCTTTTCATCCAGAAAGAATGGCCAGCAGAATCTTAGGCATGGGTGATGTCTTGACACTTGTTGAAAAAGCTCAAAAGGAAGTTGAGCTTGCTGATGCAGAAGCTATGCAAAAGAAGCTTCAAGAAGCAACTTTTGATTTCAATGATTTTGTTAAGCAAATGAGATTAATTAAAAGGATGGGATCTCTAGGTGGATTGATAAAACTAATCCCTGGAATGAATAAAATTGATGATGGGATGATAAAAGATGGAGAAGATCAATTGAAGAAAATAGAATCTATGATCTCCTCAATGACTCTTGAGGAGAAACAGAAACCTGAGGTTCTTGCTGCACAACCATCAAGAAGACAAAGGATCGCTAAGGGTAGTGGTTATCAAGCAAAAGATGTAGATAAAGTATTAGCTGATTTTCAAAGAATGAGAGGTTTTATGAAACAAATGTCGAATGGAGGAATGCCAGGAATGGGAGGAATGCCAGGAATGGGAGGAATGCCAGGAATGGGAGGAATGCCAGGAATGGGAGGAATGCCAGGAATGGGAGGAATGCCAGGAATGGGTGGAATGAGTGGTAATAAACCAATAAAAAAACAAACCAAAAATAAGAAGAAAAAAGGGTTTGCTGATTTATAG